The Primulina eburnea isolate SZY01 chromosome 13, ASM2296580v1, whole genome shotgun sequence genome includes a region encoding these proteins:
- the LOC140810268 gene encoding uncharacterized protein, whose product METHMRNMSATMKSLETQIGQLANALRDQNRGQFPSNTEVNPKEQCKAVTLRCGKKLEAQSPKEGVENMEEEHDAPLIFGRILGDWKDIDRYNWEVKEQLVALEAPQKERRKDAPNEELNVNEKIEVKPSSLDLKELPSHLCYAFLGEKSTYPVIISSSLTCDQKEKLLRVLRKYKNALGWSISDIRGISPIICMHRILMKDSYTLSVDHQRRLNLEMKELVKNEVLKLLNAGVIYAISDSSWVSPVLAGYCFLNGYLGYNQIVIAPEDQEKTTFTCPYDTFVFRRMPFGLCNSPATFQRCMMAIFSDMVDEIMEVFKDEFSRCQDKNLVLNWEKCHFMVQEGIVLGHKVSSKGLEVDRAKVVAIEKLPPPRNIKEIKSFLGHARFYRRFIKDFSKITKPLCNLLEKDSDFIFDDDCLQAFEKIKKALVTAPIMIVPDWKEPFELMCDASDYAVGPVLGQ is encoded by the exons ATGGAGACTCACATGAGAAATATgagtgccacaatgaaatctttgGAGACGCAAATTGGGCAGTTGGCCAACGCTTTGAGAGATCAGAACAGGGGTCAATTTCCTAGTAACACAGAAGTTAATCCAAAAGAGCAGTGCAAGGCAGTCACTTTAAGGTGTGGAAAGAAATTAGAGGCACAAAGTCCTAAAGAGGGAGTGGAAA atatggaagaggaACATGATGCTCCATTAATCTTTGGGAGAATTCTTGGCGACTGGAAGGACATTGATAGAT ATAATTGGGAAGTGAAAGAGCAACTGGTGGCTCTTGAAGCACCGCAGAAAGAAAGGAGAAAAGATGCACCGAATGAGGAGTTGAATGTAAATGAGAAAATTGAAGTAAAACCATCTTCCCTTGACTTGAAGGAATTGCCAAGCCACCTCTgctatgcatttttaggtgagaagtcgacatatccggtaatcatctcCTCCTCTCTTACGTGTGATCAAAAAGAGAAACTATTGAGAGTGTTGAGGAAATATAAAAATGCGTTAGGATGGTCGATTTCTGATATTAGGGGAATTAGCCCTATCATATGCATGCATAGGATTTTGATGAAGGATTCATATACTCTGTCTGTGGATCATCAGAGGAGGCTGAATCTAGAGATGAAGGAACTTGTGAAAAATGAGGTAttgaaattgttaaatgctggagTAATTTATGCTATTTCAGACAGTAGTTGGGTGTCTCCTGT actTGCTGGTTATTGCTTTTTAAAtggctatttgggttataaccAAATCGTTATAGCACCagaagatcaggagaagactacttTCACGTGTCCCTATGACACGTTTGTTTTTAGGAGAATGCCGTTTGGGCTATGCAATTCACCTGCCACTTTTCAGAGGtgcatgatggccatattttcagATATGGTGGATGAAATAATggaagtcttcaaggatgaatTTTCG agatgccaGGATAAGAACTTAGTtcttaattgggagaagtgtcactttatggtccaagagggtaTTGTTCTTGGACATAAAGTGTCTTCTAAGGGATTAGAGGTGGACCGAGCTAAAGTTGTTGCAATCGAAAAACTTCCTCCACCAAGGAACATCAAGGAAATAAAGAGCTTTCTAGGACATGCGAGGTTTTATCGTAGATTTATTAAGGATTTCTCTAAGATCACTAAACCCCTCTGTAATTTGCTAGAAAAAgattcagattttatatttgatgatgattgtttgcaggcgttTGAGAAAATCAAGAAGGCATTAGTGACTGCACCAATTATGATAGTACCGGActggaaggagccctttgagctaATGTGTGATGCTAGTGACTATGCAGTGGGCCCGGTCTTAGGCCAATGA